cttttcatcttcccaggCAAGCTGTTTTTGAAGCATTTATCATCATCTCCAGGGTTTTCTGGGGGTTATAGCTCCATATTGTTAGGTACTCCTTGTACATCGTTGATTGTTATAAACTTTTGTCTGGTTCCAGATTTGTGATTATCCGCCGGGAAAAACTTATCCAGGATCACATGGCAAAGCTTCAGCTGAATTTGCGACCTGTAGATGTAGATCCAGAATGTTTGCGCTGGACTCCTGTCATAGTCTCTAATTCTGTCgtctcagaggaggaggaagaggaggctgaggaaggagaaaatgaagagccGCAGTGCCAGGAAAGAGAATTAGAGACGAGTGTAAGGGCATGAGTAGTCTCTATTTTTGATGACAGAAGgatatatttttggttttcatggGTATTTGTGATATATATTACGATATCTTCACCCAACAAAGTAAATTCACATTAGAATTTCAGAGTTTATTTCAATAATAGAAATTTCAGAGAGACTGggttttgtttacttatttgtatatttttaagccTTGGATGATTAGACCTTCAAATTTGTTATAATGGGTCACTTATGACTAAATGTGTCTTACCAGACTGCCAATGTGCAACTAAATTTTAAGCTGTATAGTAATTGAGGAATCTGAATTGAATCTAAATCTGACtgttgttaaaaaagaaatgaagatacaCTTTCCTTAAGCTAAAACATTAAGGAAATATTGTAAACATGTGTATGTTTTCTCGTAGAGCACTAACTAGTTCAGTGGGTACCCAAATGTCTTTAGTCATTAAAGGGTTAATGAGGGATTATACTACATTGtgtagttttcagtatttttcttcatgtgatgcatacctttctctcctttctctgttctttttgtttggAAGCAGCActttcatcctttaaaaatctGTCCTCCTTTGACAAACGTAAACAGTTTTCATGCCCCTGTTTAATGTAActtacttttcaaaatgaaattaaatattcagaataaaaataaatcaaaataatgacagaaattttctttcatttttttcaaacaccCCCTTTCTCTTGCCCATGCCCCAAAGCTCACCTCTTCTCTCTTAGATTTTTGTTCCTCAGAAATTTCATAACGTCTCTCATTTAACATTTCTAAGAACGGTTAATACTCACTCTGTTGATTGCAGATGGTGTTGCGTGATGGTTGAGCACACTAGCTCTTGAGTCAGACTGCTGGGTTAATCCCAGCTTCACATTTGCCAGGGCATGACCCGGGGCAAGTTCCTTAGAGGTTTTGTGCCTCAGTTAccccatttgtaaagtggggatagaATAATAACACTTCATacaattgtgaggattaattgaaaCCTATAAAGCGTTTAAAACAGTGGctaacaagaaatatttatgttaGCTATTAAATAATTAGTAATGtccttttttaaagctttattatgTGTCGGTATTTAAAAGGTAAGAATAGGAGATAAAACCAAATGAGACTGAAAAATTAACCAGCAcggttttattttctaaaatcaggTGGGAAAGTCTGCATCTCGGGAGAATAAAGAACAAGATTCTTATTCTTCagtagaaagtgaaaagaaaccaGAAGTTATGGCACCAGCTAGTTCTACACGTTTGAATAAACAAGTCCTTCCCCGCGATACTCTTCCTGCGAATAATCAGCCATCTCGGAGAGGCCGCTGGgggaggaagaacagaaaaaCCCAGGAACGTTTTGATGATAAAGATTCTAAACTGCTCTTGGAAGAGACATCAGCTCCTCAGGAACAATATGGAGAACATGAGGAAAAATCGGAAACCTCCCAAGAACAATACACTGAAAGTGAGGAACAGCTGGCAGCCTCTCAGGAGCAGCCGAGCCAGGATGGGAAGCCAGAGATCCCCAAAAGAAGACTGAGTGAGGGGGTTGAGCTCTGGCGAGGACAGCTGAAGAAGGGCCCCGCGGCCCTGAAGTGTCGGCTCCCAGAAGGCAATGACGGACTGCCCCGTCGCTATAGTGATGGTGACAGGGCTCTCCTCAGGGGCTTCAGTGAGAGCAGCgaggaggaagaagagccagAAAGTCCCCGCTCCACCTCCCCGCCAGTTCTTACGAAGCCCACGTTGAAGCGAAAGGTAAGGCGTTTCTTTGACACgtcttctcttcctccagttGCAGCTGATTATATTTAGTGTCCTGTCCTAGAGTGGAAAGAGTAATTTAGAAATGCCAagtgtgttattttttaaactttgtctCAGTATATTGTAGCTTATGGTCTTCTCACTGAACGTTTGAAATGTGTATGTGACTTCTTTTGTTCATGGAAGTTAATTTTGAAGTCTTAAGCTTATGTAAGGACTGACAACTTTTTCAGCTTGCTGGTTTGATGTTCAAGTCATGACttttagggatttttaaaatattttaaaaagtgtgtacagattaagaaatgtttatattagaagACGAGAGGGAAGTATTACACAGTCTGATGGAGAGTGGACATAATGGTGCCCTCTGTGGGGATGAGGAGGGTGAAGCCATTCATGTTCTTTTGGACAGTGCTATTTTCCGTGTACTCTTTCcgcccttctctctcttcccttcacccCCCCAGTGGTTTGACTTAAccttgttttaaagatattttctaaacTATGTTTCATCATCTTTCAAAGTTTGAATGATAGCCAGTTTGTTAATAAATGCTgtgtgatgatgataatgaattCTCTTAAACTGTATACCAGAAATATGCCAGGCTGTGGAGTGAACTTTAAGCGTTGCCACAAGCCAGCCAGTCTAAAGTATGTCAGCTCCCTGGATGAGCCACTGTGGAGTAGTAGGGTGACAGCTTTGGTCCAAAGCAATAAAATCGTTCCTTTCCTTAGCAGAGCCTTAAAGAAAAGAGGTAGGGCTGTTTATCAAAAAGAACCTTtgaattttagaacagttttagatttacagaattattgCAAAGAAAGGACAGAGAGTTCCTGTATGCTGCATGCCCAGTTTTCCCTATTACTAACTTCTTATAttggtatggtacatttgtcagaAATGTTATTAGCTAGAGTCCAtcctttattcagatttcctctgttttccttaatgccctttttctgttccaggatcccatccagcaAACATTACATTTAGTAGTCTTATTTCtttaggctcctcttggttgtggcaatttctccttgtttttgaCGACCATGATGGTTTGGAGGAGTACTGGCTAGGTATTTTATAGAATCCGTCATGATATTAGAATGGGGTAATGTGTTTTTTGGGAAggagaccacagaggtaaagtaccATTCTCATCACGTTATATAAAGGGTATCTACTCTCAGTAAAGGTCTGTGTACCAGATACAAGGGTGTTTACTATCACTGTGACTTTTCACTGTTGATGTTAACTTCAATCACCTGGCTTCAGCTTGTGTTTGTCCGGTTTCTGTACTATAAGgttactcttttttcccccatttccatactgtactctttggaagaaagtcgctgtccacagcccacacttaagatATGGGGAGGTGTACTCTGCTCCTTAAGAGCAGAATATCTGTGTTAATTATCTGGAGTTCTGCTGGGAGATTTATCCGTTCTCCCTCGTCGATGCGTTTCTTCAGGCGTTTGTTTCCCTCAGTGTGGACTCACATGTTTACTTTGTACTTTGAGCTAGGATCCAATGCTTCTGCTTTATTGAATCTGTTGCTCCAGTTGCTCCAGCTTTGGCTGTTGGGAACTCTTTCAGTTTTGCCCCTGTGTCCCTGTAACATACATACCCTCACCATTGTgagggggtttttttgttttgttttgagcacttccttacttgcTGGTACTACAAGATGTTGTAGTTTCCACTTCTGTGTTTCATGCCCCAATCTAataatcagccatttctccaaagagtaGGGCCATGTTTAACCTAGTTTGAAAATTGTATTCTCAACCAAGGGCTGGTAAATTTgaagtggagaaaaactgaacacTGAGTAACTCTGCTATTAATTACATGACCATGAAGAGTATATCTTTGCCATCCTAGGTTTATATTGcctgtttataaaataaaattatgctatTTCCCTGTGTAAGAAAGAGAATGTTGTGACAGGCAGTGGGATCCTGtacaacatattttttaagttcttgaAGAAATTTGCTTGACTGGGAGTCAGAAACTACATTTTACAACCATTTCTATACTGACTGGATGTGTAATCTTATGCAAGTCCTGTAACCTTTCTGGCCTCTATAGAGTGAGGGAGATGGGATTAGATCATTTGTGGTGCATcagctttattattttgtgttatcTGTTGTGTGGTTTAAGGTATTCGATCAAGTCTAGTACAGAATTGTGCCTAATGTGCTAAGTTTCagtaacatatttattttactttggaaATGCTTCCGTGACATCAAGTAAATACATATTGGCTACATTCCACTGTAACTCTTTCTGGATAGCTCATGAAAATGGCATATAGCTTTACTGATAGTTCTGCTGACATTCATAGTAGAGCTATGAAACGAACAGAaagggttttattctttttcttctcttgaggaAAAGATAAGTTAAGGGAACTTGCCTTTGTGTCCTTACAGTACTGAAATAGGCAGCTCCCTAGGGTGTTAAATTGAACTGAACAGTTAATAAGGGAATTATAATATCTGCTTTTTGGGCATGCCTGCTTGTTCTTTTACAAAGCTGTATTTAATTATCCAACATCTTTGTATCTATGATACTTTGTGTATAGTGTCTTACTACatagtattttgaaataatatccaaaatatctttTGGCAGATAGCATCCTCCTTTTATATATGCTAATTCTAttagattttaaaactattaatcATATTATTAATGGAAATGATAGTGTTCGTTActgtaaataaaatactttttgcttttaaatagaaACCGATTCTTCACCGAAGAAGGAGAGTCCGAAAGCGCAAACACCACAATAGCAGTGTGGTCACAGAAACTATCTCTGAAACTACAGAGGTATTGGATGAGCCTTTTGAAGACTCTGACTCTGAGAGGCCGATGCCAAGGTTAGAACCCACGTTTGAGATtgatgaagaagaagaggaagaggatgaaaatGAACTCTTCTCTAGAGGATACTTCCGTCATTTGTCCTCACAGGATGTTCTCAGGTGTCGATCCTCTTCTAAGAGGAAGTCgaaagatgaagatgatgatgaagagtCAGATGATGCTGATGGTATGTTTTACAGAACTGTTGCTTAGTGTAGTTTTATTGTCTGTAAAGATACAGCAGTGATAGCTGCAGACCCTTCACCAAGAAGCTGAAAAATGAACACAGCCCACTAAGCCAGTAAAGGACAACTTGGTGATCACTAAAAAGTTGTATCAAGTATATTCATCCACATTTTCTCACTTAGTCCTCTGTCCTTTTAAAGtgcttttttctagtttcccCTTCAACTCAGGACCTATTTTTGCTTCTCCGGAAAGTACCTTGCTGTTAGGAAATTGTTCTTTTTTGCCTAATCCTTTCTCGGCCATTATCTAAATCTTTAGTTAATGGGTAGATTGGACTTAGCATCAGGAAGATATTTAAGTAACAACTCTTTCCTAGAATGTGCACTCTATAGACTTAAGCTGTTTTGCTAATTGTTGTATGCTGAGTGCTTaaaataagtgctcagtaaatattgttaaataaataaatgctgagaAGATGGTTCTTAAGTAAGATCAGGTTCACGTAAATTGGACTTGCTTCAAACCTGTTCAGGAATCCTTCCTGAATCATCTCTGTAATGTGTCTTACCCAACAGGTAgtaaatttctaataaaaatggtAACAATACCTCAAAATAGGTTAAATTTTATAGCATAGCAAAAAATTCAAtggtttacttttaaaatagccTTGTTGTCATTTCCtctttagagataaagaaactgaggttcacatAAGAGCTGAGTCACAAATTAGTCATTTGCATCCTAGCCTCAAGTTTTTGCCCGTGTCTTGTGCTGCCTGGCAACTACAGTGTTTGCCTTCCATGAGGTCAAACTGAACTTTTCTACTTTGCTGGGTGAATTTGAGGGAATCTAGTTGTCCACCTCTAGTACATAAACCTATAGGTTTTATGtagctttttattcttcttttaaaaatcaattcactCAATTTCAAATCTAGTAGATAACTTGCATTTTCTCCATTCTCATATTTTTACGTAATAAACACTTTTAATATAGTGATAAGATGGCTGAATTCTTTGCTTTATTATGAATGATTTTCCagagttttattatattttatacttatatatatttatgtatgttatattttGAGATATATAACTAAAAATTTATTCTGTAAATTTGGCACTTTTGTAAAATTCTGTCTTGGATCATCGTAGACTAAAATAGTATCCCCTGTTTAAGTTCCTGTTGACTTGCACAAATTTTCTCTGAGGCAGCCatttcctgtgtttattttcaAGTTATTATTGCTGCTATACCTTTTTAGCTCTCTGCCCAAAATCCTGTTGTTGCTTTGGTgttcttccttttaaaagttaatgGGAAATGTGAATGTACTTTAATGTCACACCAAACTGTATACCtaagaatggttaaaatggtaaattttatgctatgtatgttttactacaattttttaaaatagaaaaaattaatggggaagaaataatgataatatcaaatttatttttaataaaccatTGTCATTGGTACTTTAACTTTTTCTTCAGGTCAATATTTGTCTAAGACTAAACGCCCTGCAGTTATTCCCATACAGACACGACATTGATTGATCAATTATTCATGTAGGATTGCTTAATCATGGCCTAGAGTAATTGGCTTATGTTACTACCTGAAGTAATGATTTTAtagaaactaagaaaaccagagagaaaatataaattgcaaacagaaaaaaaaggagaagaaatgagttAATTTGTAACTTATACAATAAAGGCAACTTGTCTAAAGTAGCTGTAATAACTACTTAGTATTTGCATCTTTATAAAGcttagctccattttatagataatgaaaCTGAATCTTAGAGTAACTTCCCAAAGCCATACAAATGGTGATGATAAActtgaactgattttttttttttaagattttattttttcctttttctccccaaagccccccagtacatagttgtgtattcttcgttgtgggtccttctagttgtggcatgtgggacgctgcctcagcgtggcttgacgagcagtgccatgtctgcgcccaggattcgaacctacgaaacactgggccgcctgcagtggagcgcgcgaacttaaccactcagccatggggccagccccaacttgaACTGATTTTAACTAGTGGATGGTAGCAGAATGTTGACCAGGAATCTGTGATTTTTCTGCCAATTCACTATGTGACTTTAGAAGATGTTGTTAATTAGATTTCTCCTTTAGATTCTTAACTTGAAAGATAATCAGGAGTTTGTGATGATTAATAAGATCATGTCTGTTGTACATGTAGTCTCAGAAAAAGGCACTAGATTGTGTaacctatttttattattattttttatctctcttGTATAGATACTCCTATCCTAAAGCCAGTATCTCTCTTGAGAAAATGTGATGTGAAGGATTCTCCACTTGAGCCAGATACATCCACgcctatgaaaaagaaaaagggatggCCCAAAGGCAAGAGCCGCAAACCAATCCACTGGAAGAAAAGACCTGGTCGCAAACCAGGATTTAAATTGAATCGGGAAATCATACCCGTTTCTGCTCAAGAATGCATTGTTGAGTCCATTGTCCCCATTCCTAAACCTGGACGTAAACCCAAAATTCAAGAGAATGAAGAAACTGTTGAACCAAAAGAAGACTTGCCTTTAactgaagacaggaaagaagagatgCATGTGGAAGCAGAAGAGGttgaagagggagaagaagataCAACCAGCAGTGAAGTTAGAGCGGCTTCTCCAGTGGATAGCAGCAATAGTCCTgagacagaaatgaaagaacctgaggtagaggaggaagaagagaaacccCGTGGCCTAGAAGAACAGAGGCAGTCAGAGGAAGAGCAACAAGAACTGgaagagcaggagcaggaggaggaggacgaagTGACTGTGGAAACAAACCGGAATGAAGACCATGATgcagatgatgaagatgatggtcATCTGGAGTCTACAAAGATAAAAGAGCTAGAGGATCAGCCTGTTAGAGAAGACGTCAAGGAGGAGCCTGGTGGTCAGGAGTCTTTTTTAGATACTAGTATGCAGAGCAGTAGGGAGAATATAAAGGATAAAGATGAAACAGAACCAGATTCTGAAGAGGAGCAGACTTCCCATGAAACATCAGTGGTATCGGAGCATATGCCAGGGTCTGAGGATGATCATGAAGAAGATTCAAActctaaagaagaattaattgagttaaaagaggaagaagagattcCTCATAGTGAACTGGATCTGGAAACTGTGCAAGCAGTGCAATCTTTGACTCAAGAAGAAAGCAATGAGCATGAGGGAGCCTACCAGGACTGTGAAGAGACTCTGGCAGCTTGTCAGACCCTGCAGAGTTATACCCAGGCTGATGAAGACCCTCAGATGTCAATGGTTGAAGACTGCCAGGCTTCAGAACATAATAGTCCCATATCTTCTGTTCAGTCTCATCCTAGCCAGTCCGTCCGTTCAGTCAGCAGTCCCAATGTGCCTGCCCTTGAAAGTGGTTATACCCAGATCAGCCCAGAACAAGGATCCCTGTCCGCACCCTCTATGCAGAACATGGAGACCAGCCCCATGATGGATGTGCCTTCCGTATCAGACCACTCTCAGCAGGTGGTAGACAGTGGCTTCAGTGATCTGGGCAGCATCGAGAGCACCACAGAAAACTATGAGAACCCTAGCAGTTATGATTCCACGATGGGTGGCAGCATTTGTGGGAATAACTCTTCCCAGAGCAGCTGCTCCTATGGTGGGTTGTCATCCTCCAGCAGCCTCACCCAGAGCAGTTGTGTTGTCACTCAGCAAATGGCAAACATGGGCAACAGCTGCAGCATGATACAGCAGAACAATGTCCAGCCTGCTACCAACTGCAACATCAAGTCACCTCAGAGTTGTGTGGTGGAGAGGCCTCCTAGTAACCagcagcagccgccgccgccaccaccgcagcagcaacagcagcagcagcagcagcagcagcaacaacaacaacaacaacaaccagcACCACAGCCTCCACCACCCCAGCAGCCGCAGCAGCCACCGCCGCCTCAGCCCCAGCAGcctcaacccccacccccacccccgcagcAGCCCCCCCTGTCACAGTGTAGTATGAATAACAGTTTCACTCCAGCGCCTATGATAATGGAGATACCAGAATCTGGAAGCACTGGGAACATAAGTATCTATGAGAGGATTCCAGGGGATTTTGGTGCCGGCAGCTACTCTCAACCGTCAGCCACCTTCAGTTTAGCCAAGTTGCAGCAGCTGACTAACACCATTATGGACCCTCATGCCATGCCTTATAGCCATTCTCCTGCTGTGACTTCCTATGCAACCAGTGTTTCTCTGTCTAATACAGGACTGGCTCAGCTAGCTCCGTCTCATCCATTAGCGGGAACCCCTCAAGCACAAGCCACCATGACACCGCCCCCAAACTTGGCATCCACTACCATGAACCTCACGTCACCTCTGCTACAGTGCAACATGTCTGCCACCAACATTGGCATTCCTCACACTCAGAGGTTGCAGGGGCAGATGCCAGTCAAGGGGCATATTTCCATCCGCTCCAAATCTGCGCCACTGCCCTCTGCAGCTGCTCACCAGCAGCAGCTGTATGGCCGCAGCCCACCAGCGGTGGCCATGCAGGCTGGCCCTCGTGCGTTGGCTGTTCAGCGTGGCATGAACATGGGGGTTAATTTAATGCCAACCCCTGCCTATAATGTCAATTCCATGAATATGAACACTTTGAATGCCATGAACAGCTATCGAATGACACAGCCTATGATGAACAGCAGTTACCATAGTAACCCTGCTTACATGAACCAGACAGCACAGTATCCTATGCAGATGCAGATGGGGATGATGGGGAGCCAGGCCTATACCCAGCAGCCTATGCAGCCAAACCCTCATGGAAACATGATGTACACTGGCCCCTCCCATCACAGCTACATGAATGCTGCTGGTGTGCCCAAGCAGTCACTCAATGGACCTTACATGAGAAGATGAGCAAGATGAACTTgcaattaaaaacttaaatatatataaataaaggaaCCTTTTATACTGACAAACCAGAGAAAAATGGACCTTTTTTCCAGTTAAAATATTGCTGTAGATTTAGAGgaatttttctttggtttattttattttttagaaaacctcgtcttctctttttttgggtTCATTTTGTTCTGGGTTTTGGTTTTCTTCACAATCTTGAACATTTTACAATAGAACTCATCTAAAAATGGATTTGGGGATAGGGGAAACATGCACAAAatcttttcataattaaaaagagCCTTACTTTCTTTACACACCACGTGGACAGAATTTGTGTAAAAGtgaattctctttattttcagatgtgtGTTTCTCCTCACTGTTTGCAGCTCCCaatgttgtcatttttaaatgttatgtacACATCTCGAGGATTAACCAGACCCTTTCCTCCAAACCCAACCTTTCATTTCCTACTTCATTCCAGCAGGAGGCACTTACGGGAGACTCGGATGGGGACATGGAGAACAATCCAAGCTCCTTaaacttattattattgttaatattattattattattattaagaaagtGAGGCAGGAAAATGCTTCTCCTTTTAAAATCCCCTCcactccctacacacacacacacacacacacacacacacacgcacgcacctCTTGAAACCTTTCCCCAAGAATGTTTCTTTATAGATGGACTtcattgaaatgtttttcttaaatcaaGTGTAATATAATTTTCGTTTGTTCTTTTACTATTCCCACTCAGCACTCAGAGACACAAAAATACTGTAAGTCTCAATTAACAGCAGAATCTCAGAGGAAAGCTGTTTGCAATCCTAATTCATCCTTGGAGGGATAGAGATGATCAATTAACaatcaaaaaagaggaaattaaccTCTTGCTTTTTACCACCTGGTGAATCAGCCATAATGCACATATTCCACGCAGCCTCTTGTTTTCAGTATGTACTTTGAGATGCTAAGGGTCTTGATTCTTGAGCCTTTGACTCTAATTAAACTCAAACAGCAGTCCCCAGTAATTAGCCTCTTCCATTCTTACGTAAAGTGTTGGTGGATGACTGTACATTTCAGTGATTTGAAAAATACCTGACAAACCTTTGACACTGTTTACTTTATGTTGGAAGAGATGATGCAGAATGTGTGTCGTGAGGGAGATCATGGTGTGAGTTTTATAGCTACTTCAATGATACATACCTctagttttcatttgtcttttgagaTCCTGAGTTCATCCCCTGTGAATCAGATTgcaccagcccctctcctgtgAGTGGCTAAAGAGAAGAGGGATAAACCAACCACCAGCATAGTCAGGCAAATCTGGACAGAGGGTTTTAGCCGGCTCCTATGTTACTcacaattccattttcttttgtgcaGCCAGTTTGCCCATTCTCTTCCTATTACTTGCTCCAGggataggtaaaaaaaaaatatatatatatatacacatatatatatatacacacacacacacacacacacacatatatatatatatgttccatCATTAGAAGATGGAAACTATTATACCACTTGGTATGTGCAGTCAAATATCCAAAAGGGGGAAGTACTGCTTAAAGAAATACCTGTAAGCATTAAATACTCTCctttatttgtacattttatataGATAAATTTTTGAAGTACTAATTAGGcattaaattttttcaaatgcacaggtttgttggtttttttaatacactttaaTTGACTTTCTCAATTAAATGTGTTAGATAGAAAAAGGCAGAATTCCACATCTTACCGCTATCAATTCTGAGCATGTGCAAGGCTGTGTAGGACCCAGTTTCTCTGTATATACTGTTCCAGTTCCCAGTCATCTGTGTAGAAAGTGCACTGTGCTGCCCTCTGCCTACATCTTCAGCTCTGTCATTGCTTCCtggttggggtggggatggggtgggtcgggagggagggaggtataTTGGGAGGAGGGTGGGTCAAGGCAGAAGGAGAAGCTGTTGAAATGAGGGCCGTGAATTCAGTTTCTGTTGGTTTGCGgttgtgtttggttttgtttgtttcttaaaaaaaaaaattcaatcgGGCAGCTCCCTTTTCCACAAGCCTTTTTGTGACTGTAGAACTATTATagagaaaatgttcttttctatattataaaagaaattatcCAACACAGTAATATTGGTACCTGTCATTTTTtcacttctgtttaaaaaaaaaatgtatttttagcaAGATAACTTGGGTAAtcttctaaaaaagaaatttaaaaactcactgTTAGTGACTTTGATGCCTTTTAAAATAAgagctttttcatttcattccatctttaaaattttttatctttgttgtagaatattaaaaactattttaagaaagataaaaattctctttaaagAGATCTCTAGAGTGTGTGAATAGAGCTCCAGATGCCTCTAAAAGCCGCATGTACAAATGAAGCTGAGTCTATTCCTGTctgtttatatttgcttttcctGTTTTGTAACCTCTTTGTACTTCGTTCCTGGTGACTTGTAAGCTAAGGGGAAGGGGTGCCTAGATGCCTTTGTATTTCTCCATGTCATGCGCTCCTGGGCCAGTtggtttcccttcctctccttgtaTGTAatatcacttttttccccctttctagCAAGTACTTTCAAAAGAACTCTgtacattttaacataaaaaaaaataaattatgttgagCCATTTTGGATGTCTGTCTTGCATGTGGaatttttctcccaaatatttcaaattccatttctttgtctataTACAGAGACTTAAAAATATTAGCCTTTTCATGTTCCTCTTTACATGGCACGTATAAGTTCATGAGTTTTGCTTTGAAATTCCAGtcttcatttatatatatatatgtttaaatgcCAACAATATAgatggttttttccttttccaaagaaaatagtGTTATAAATTCACTTGGGATTTTTTTAGGGAAATCCATTTGAAAATCTTCTAAAAGGATTGCAATTCATCCAACCAAAGAAATGAGAGACAGTTGCAATAGCAAGTAGCTTCTAGACGTGGAACAAAGCAGTATTTTTTCTCATCTAAGTTTATCTGATTATGTAATCTAGGAAGTTTTGCCAGAAGTCAAGGTCTTGAACATTGGTCATCTGTTTTGATGTCTCCTGTACTTTCCTCTTATCCTTTAGAACTTTAGATATAAGGCAGATTCCAGAAAATCAGATTTAGCCTTGGGAAACTTACAGCTGCGTTGGGTAGGGAGGTGAGACAGGTACAAGTTTGAGTGGCCTCCGAACTTGATATGCTGCTCTTTCACACGGAGTTAGGAATTTAGGAATTAGGAAATGTACGTGAATAGTACCTATGGCAGATGTTTGTTCTAAACCTCGTGCCATTCAAGTTTTGGGCCATGTAATCG
This Equus quagga isolate Etosha38 chromosome 22, UCLA_HA_Equagga_1.0, whole genome shotgun sequence DNA region includes the following protein-coding sequences:
- the KAT6A gene encoding histone acetyltransferase KAT6A isoform X2; protein product: MVKLANPLYTEWILEAIKKVKKQKQRPSEERICNAVSSSHGLDRKTVLEQLELSVKDGTILKVSNKGLNSYKDPDNPGRIALPKPRNHGKLDNKQNVDWNKLIKRALEGLAESGGSTLKSIERFLKGQKDVSALFGGSAASGFHQQLRLAIKRAIGHGRLLKDGPLYRLNTKATSVDGKESCESLCSLPPVSLLPHEKDKPVAEPIPICSFCLGTKEQNREKKPEELISCADCGNSGHPSCLKFSAELTVRVKALRWQCIECKTCSSCRDQGKNADNMLFCDSCDRGFHMECCDPPLTRMPKGMWICQICRPRKKGRKLLQKKAAQIKRRYANPIGRPKNRSKGPFSKVRTGPGRGRKRKITLSSQSASSSEEGYLERIDGLDFCRDSSVPLKFNKKTKGLIDGLTKFFTPSPDGRKPRGEVVDYSEQYRIRKKGNRKSSTSDWPTDNQDGWDGKQESEERLFGSQEIMTEKDMELFRDIQEQALQKVGVTGPPDPQVRCPSVIEFGKYEIHTWYSSPYPQEYSRLPKLYLCEFCLKYMKSRTILQQHMKKCGWFHPPANEIYRKNNISVFEVDGNVSTIYCQNLCLLAKLFLDHKTLYYDVEPFLFYVLTQNDVKGCHLVGYFSKEKHCQQKYNVSCIMILPQYQRKGYGRFLIDFSYLLSKREGQAGSPEKPLSDLGRLSYMAYWKSVILECLYHQNDKQISIKKLSKLTGICPQDITSTLHHLRMLDYRSDQFVIIRREKLIQDHMAKLQLNLRPVDVDPECLRWTPVIVSNSVVSEEEEEEAEEGENEEPQCQERELETSVGKSASRENKEQDSYSSVESEKKPEVMAPASSTRLNKQVLPRDTLPANNQPSRRGRWGRKNRKTQERFDDKDSKLLLEETSAPQEQYGEHEEKSETSQEQYTESEEQLAASQEQPSQDGKPEIPKRRLSEGVELWRGQLKKGPAALKCRLPEGNDGLPRRYSDGDRALLRGFSESSEEEEEPESPRSTSPPVLTKPTLKRKKPILHRRRRVRKRKHHNSSVVTETISETTEVLDEPFEDSDSERPMPRLEPTFEIDEEEEEEDENELFSRGYFRHLSSQDVLRCRSSSKRKSKDEDDDEESDDADDTPILKPVSLLRKCDVKDSPLEPDTSTPMKKKKGWPKGKSRKPIHWKKRPGRKPGFKLNREIIPVSAQECIVESIVPIPKPGRKPKIQENEETVEPKEDLPLTEDRKEEMHVEAEEVEEGEEDTTSSEVRAASPVDSSNSPETEMKEPEVEEEEEKPRGLEEQRQSEEEQQELEEQEQEEEDEVTVETNRNEDHDADDEDDGHLESTKIKELEDQPVREDVKEEPGGQESFLDTSMQSSRENIKDKDETEPDSEEEQTSHETSVVSEHMPGSEDDHEEDSNSKEELIELKEEEEIPHSELDLETVQAVQSLTQEESNEHEGAYQDCEETLAACQTLQSYTQADEDPQMSMVEDCQASEHNSPISSVQSHPSQSVRSVSSPNVPALESGYTQISPEQGSLSAPSMQNMETSPMMDVPSVSDHSQQVVDSGFSDLGSIESTTENYENPSSYDSTMGGSICGNNSSQSSCSYGGLSSSSSLTQSSCVVTQQMANMGNSCSMIQQNNVQPATNCNIKSPQSCVVERPPSNQQQPPPPPPQQQQQQQQQQQQQQQQQQPAPQPPPPQQPQQPPPPQPQQPQPPPPPPQQPPLSQCSMNNSFTPAPMIMEIPESGSTGNISIYERIPGDFGAGSYSQPSATFSLAKLQQLTNTIMDPHAMPYSHSPAVTSYATSVSLSNTGLAQLAPSHPLAGTPQAQATMTPPPNLASTTMNLTSPLLQCNMSATNIGIPHTQRLQGQMPVKGHISIRSKSAPLPSAAAHQQQLYGRSPPAVAMQAGPRALAVQRGMNMGVNLMPTPAYNVNSMNMNTLNAMNSYRMTQPMMNSSYHSNPAYMNQTAQYPMQMQMGMMGSQAYTQQPMQPNPHGNMMYTGPSHHSYMNAAGVPKQSLNGPYMRR